The genomic DNA AGATGTCTTGTGGCATCTTTCGCATGGCTGCTCCTGGTTGCTGCGGGGCCGCGCGAGGAGACTTCGGTTCCGTACCCCGAATTGGGGAGCGCCGAACCTCTCGTGCGCGAGGCTTTGTTGTCTGCTCGTGACCGGCACGACGCGCTAGTTGCCGGTGGCACGGCTGATGCTGCCGCTTTGGCGGAGAGCTACGGAACGCTCGGTGAGCTCTATCACGCCTATGATCTCGTTGAGGCGGCCGAGGCTGCCTATGCCGGGGCCTTGAGGCTCGTTCCGAGAGAGCACAGCTGGCTTTACTTGTTGGGATTCCTCCAGCAGACCGAGGGCCGGCGCGAGGAGTCGGTCGAGACGCTCCGGAAAGCCTTGACAGTAGAGGCCGAGGACATCCCGACGCTCTTGCGTTTGGCGGACCAAGAGTTGGAGCTCGGGCAGGTTGACTCTGCCGAGCGATCCTATCGACGGGTGCTGGAGCTTCAGCCGAGCGCCGCGGCCGCGCTGCAGGGCTTGGGCCGGGTCGAAACTGTCCGCGGTCGTCACGAAGCGTCCGTCGCGGCCTACGAACAGGCGCTGGCGGTGGCACCCTACGCCAGCCGCCTCCACTTCCTGGCGGCGATGGCCTATCGTCGAACCGGCGATCTCGAGCGGGCGCAGTACCATTTCGGACTCCAGGGTCCGGTGGAGGTCGGTTTCGATGACCCCCTGGCGGTCAGAATGCAGGCCCGGGCAACCGGCTCGGCGGCAACCCGGCTCCGCGGTTTCATGGCCCAGTCGGCGGGCTCGCCGGAGCAGGCTATTACGGCCTATCGGAGGGCCGTGGCTGCGGATCCGAACAGCTCCGAAGCCCGTCGCGCGTTGGCTGGGGCCCTGCGGCAGACGGGCGATCTGGCAGCAGCGATCGAGCAGTACCGGGACCTGCTTCGTATCGACAGCAACCCTGCCGCGGCTCATTTCGCCCTTGGCGGTGTGCTGCAAGAGAGCGGCGCGCCAGATGAAGCCTTGACCCATTTCAAGGCGGCGGTCGAGATCGAGCCCGAGTACCGTATGTTTCGCTTTCGGTTGGCGGGAGCCTTGGCCGAGGCCGGGGATGTGATCGGCGCCGAGACGCAGTTCCGGCGCTTGATAGAGCTCGACGGCCGCGATGTCTCCGCACGTCTTCGTCTCGGTGAGCTGCTTGCCGAAACGGGCAGGGACTCCGAGGCTCTAGAGCATTTCAGAACGGTGA from bacterium includes the following:
- a CDS encoding tetratricopeptide repeat protein, which codes for MASFAWLLLVAAGPREETSVPYPELGSAEPLVREALLSARDRHDALVAGGTADAAALAESYGTLGELYHAYDLVEAAEAAYAGALRLVPREHSWLYLLGFLQQTEGRREESVETLRKALTVEAEDIPTLLRLADQELELGQVDSAERSYRRVLELQPSAAAALQGLGRVETVRGRHEASVAAYEQALAVAPYASRLHFLAAMAYRRTGDLERAQYHFGLQGPVEVGFDDPLAVRMQARATGSAATRLRGFMAQSAGSPEQAITAYRRAVAADPNSSEARRALAGALRQTGDLAAAIEQYRDLLRIDSNPAAAHFALGGVLQESGAPDEALTHFKAAVEIEPEYRMFRFRLAGALAEAGDVIGAETQFRRLIELDGRDVSARLRLGELLAETGRDSEALEHFRTVIGSDASRSLHAVAYDGQGRVLARNEAIPAAIESFEKALEIDSGLVTTRFALGNLRGRMGDFSAAAAEHRTVVELVPQHTPARLGEATALLLAGREEEALRRLEDGQRAMPGNPEIVNALARLLASSSEPRLRDGVRSLRIALELYTKSGALEHGETVAMALAELERFEEAIDWQINLLAEAERQQDSAL